The genomic interval TTAATCTGTTGAGAATCCACCGGATTAAAATAACTTTTGCAGAGAGAAAGATAGTGCACGGCGTCCAGCAAGTTGGTTTTCCCTGCACCATTATGCCCGTAAAAAACATTCACCGTAGGAGAAAACTCTGCTGACAGTTCATCATAATTCTTGAAATTCAGAAGAGAAAGTCCTGTTAGCCACATATCCAGCAAAGATAGCTTTTTAAGTAATTCACTTGCTTACAAACAATAAACTTCTTTAAAACTCTTGTTTCTCAAAGCTAAAACTGTATTTTTGCAGTCCGAATTATTTTAAAAAAATGTCAACAAAAGAAAAAAACAAAATAACGACTGCTTCTGCGACTCGCGGTGTAGAAAGAAGCTTTATACAAGAAAACCAAAAAAGCTTAGGTTTTATTGCAGGAGGAATCGTAGTCTTGGTTTTACTTTATATAGGTTACCAAAACTTTTACTTGGCTCCACGTGCTGAAAAAGCAAACAATGAAATCTTCAAAGCAGAATCATACGCACAAATTGATTCATTACAAAAATTAGCAATCTCTGGCGACGGATCCTATCCCGGATTTGAGCAAATTGCTGAAGAATACTCTAATACCCCCTCGGCGAATATAGCGAATGCTTACTTAGGAGGCCTCTATCTGCGTCAAGGTTCTTATCAGGAAGCCATCGTCGCTTTAGAGAAATATACAACAACCGGCAGTCCGGTGTTAGACCCATTAGTTATTGGCCTCTTAGGAGACGCTTATTCAGAGCTCGAGGATTACAAGAAAGCAGCCGAACAGTATAAAAAAGCAGCCGAGTTGAAATCAAACGACTTCACCTCCCCTCTATTTTTGAAAAAACTAGGTTTGGTAAGCGAAGCACAGAATGATTATAAAGCAGCATTGGATGCTTATAAAAAAATCAAAAGTGATTACCCAAGGAGCTATGAAGCTTCCGTTGCAGATGCTTATATCGCGCGTGCTGAAGCACAATTGTAAATTACATTCACTATTCCATGGCAACGTATCTTAAAAGCCTATCCGATTTTTCACATCTCGAAGTAGCTTCGGCTGAAAACTTCAAGTTTGGAATTGTCGTCGCAC from Pedobacter indicus carries:
- a CDS encoding tetratricopeptide repeat protein, translated to MSTKEKNKITTASATRGVERSFIQENQKSLGFIAGGIVVLVLLYIGYQNFYLAPRAEKANNEIFKAESYAQIDSLQKLAISGDGSYPGFEQIAEEYSNTPSANIANAYLGGLYLRQGSYQEAIVALEKYTTTGSPVLDPLVIGLLGDAYSELEDYKKAAEQYKKAAELKSNDFTSPLFLKKLGLVSEAQNDYKAALDAYKKIKSDYPRSYEASVADAYIARAEAQL